The Catenuloplanes niger genome includes a window with the following:
- a CDS encoding alpha/beta hydrolase family esterase: MTTVQLSNETIEAGGRTRTYILAAPAGGFDRVLLAFHGSGLSAARFRSFTGNTFDTIPGTAVAYLDGYRSQWNDARLASTFPARRENVDDVAFAAAVAGRVAEGRPVYAAGYSNGGGLVIRLLHERPDLIAGGAVIASGQPAPDNFLPSPTLPVVPKPVLLIHGTRDPLVPYRGGRMAGWARVVFRSGGALLSAPDTAAYFAARNGITAPPETVTLTPEVSRTDFHQAGHEPVRLFTIHGGGHTVPGPVPSPALMGRTTRDLHTTTAIADFFGF; the protein is encoded by the coding sequence ATGACCACGGTGCAACTGAGTAACGAGACGATCGAGGCCGGCGGGCGCACCCGCACCTACATACTGGCCGCGCCCGCCGGCGGCTTCGACCGCGTGCTGCTGGCCTTCCACGGATCCGGCCTCAGCGCGGCCCGGTTCCGGTCGTTCACCGGTAACACCTTCGACACCATCCCGGGTACGGCCGTCGCCTACCTCGACGGCTACCGGAGCCAGTGGAACGACGCCCGCCTGGCGAGCACCTTCCCGGCCCGCCGGGAGAACGTCGACGACGTGGCGTTCGCCGCCGCGGTCGCCGGCCGGGTCGCCGAGGGCCGGCCGGTGTACGCGGCCGGCTACTCCAACGGTGGTGGCCTGGTCATCCGCCTCCTGCACGAACGCCCCGACCTGATCGCCGGTGGCGCCGTCATCGCGTCCGGCCAGCCCGCCCCGGACAACTTCCTGCCGTCGCCCACGCTGCCGGTCGTGCCGAAGCCGGTGCTGCTCATCCACGGCACCCGCGACCCGCTCGTGCCCTACCGAGGCGGCCGGATGGCCGGCTGGGCGCGCGTCGTGTTCCGCTCCGGCGGCGCGCTGCTCTCCGCGCCCGACACCGCCGCGTACTTCGCCGCCCGCAACGGCATCACCGCGCCGCCGGAGACGGTCACGCTCACCCCCGAGGTGAGCCGCACCGACTTCCACCAGGCCGGCCACGAACCGGTGCGGCTGTTCACGATCCACGGCGGCGGCCACACCGTCCCGGGACCGGTCCCGTCGCCCGCGCTGATGGGCCGCACCACCCGGGACCTGCACACCACCACCGCGATCGCGGACTTCTTCGGTTTCTAG
- a CDS encoding class I SAM-dependent methyltransferase, giving the protein MEPVIGDAFGDLLREAAAAGTATEIVERDDGFVSRGDAARYLHGPEHWPASEVALLGRARGRVLDVGCGAGRHLAALRDRGADVRGVDPSPGAVEVCRARGLAADAGDIDTLPAGPFDTLLLMGGNLALLGSPAAAARRLAALAGVAAPGAVLLGSNIDPYRSTDPVHAEYHRRNRDRGRPGGQLRIRVRHGSTVTAWFDYWLAGVAEFEAVVADSPWRLAATDGSPLYTAVLTVR; this is encoded by the coding sequence ATGGAGCCGGTGATCGGGGACGCGTTCGGGGACCTGCTGCGGGAGGCCGCGGCGGCCGGCACCGCCACCGAGATCGTCGAACGCGACGACGGCTTCGTCAGCCGTGGCGACGCCGCGCGTTACCTGCACGGCCCGGAGCACTGGCCGGCGTCCGAGGTCGCGCTGCTGGGCCGGGCCCGGGGCCGCGTCCTCGACGTCGGCTGCGGTGCCGGCCGCCACCTGGCCGCGCTGCGCGACCGGGGCGCGGACGTGCGCGGCGTCGACCCGTCCCCGGGCGCGGTCGAGGTCTGCCGGGCCCGCGGCCTGGCCGCGGACGCCGGGGACATCGACACCCTGCCCGCCGGCCCGTTCGACACGCTGCTGCTGATGGGCGGCAACCTCGCCCTGCTCGGCTCGCCCGCGGCCGCGGCCCGGCGGCTGGCCGCGCTGGCCGGGGTCGCCGCGCCGGGAGCCGTGCTGCTGGGGTCCAACATCGACCCCTACCGGTCCACCGACCCGGTCCACGCCGAATACCACCGCCGCAACCGCGACCGCGGCCGCCCCGGCGGTCAGCTGCGCATCCGCGTCCGCCACGGCTCCACGGTCACGGCCTGGTTCGACTACTGGCTGGCCGGCGTGGCCGAGTTCGAGGCCGTGGTGGCGGACTCGCCGTGGCGCCTGGCCGCCACGGACGGCAGCCCGCTCTACACCGCCGTGCTCACGGTGCGCTGA
- a CDS encoding transporter substrate-binding domain-containing protein: MRRDRFRRAVTGAAVILTLGLATVAGCQSDEAGPPSVDDLLRQTGIWQQPKLRIGVAANEPLMGEVRDGVRSGFDVEIARYLARSLGYTNESDVEFVTVRTDERIRFLLAGHVDMVVASLSYTEERAKLIGFAGPYFVTNQAFLVPKASASTLRIEDDFKEKQVKVCTSGSSTTEDELTRRGFNRSVVQDLQECADGLRSGKYGAMSSDKTILAGYYSQHPQDLAYVQLPFGADERLHVGVSINDEPLRDLIAYFLQKSYDEGRETGASPWLTAYNNTLGAWYLADVDEISQPEPLDVPDLVDHDDKVSPR; the protein is encoded by the coding sequence ATGCGACGTGATCGTTTCCGCCGTGCGGTGACCGGTGCCGCGGTGATATTGACGCTCGGGCTGGCCACCGTCGCCGGGTGCCAGTCGGACGAGGCCGGGCCGCCGTCCGTGGACGACCTGCTGCGGCAGACCGGCATCTGGCAGCAGCCGAAGCTGCGGATCGGCGTCGCCGCGAACGAACCGCTGATGGGTGAGGTCCGGGACGGTGTGCGCAGCGGCTTCGACGTGGAGATCGCGCGTTATCTGGCCCGGTCGCTGGGCTACACCAACGAGAGCGACGTCGAGTTCGTGACCGTGCGCACGGACGAGCGGATCCGGTTCCTGCTGGCCGGCCACGTCGACATGGTGGTGGCCAGCCTGTCGTACACGGAGGAGCGCGCCAAGCTGATCGGGTTCGCCGGGCCGTACTTCGTGACCAACCAGGCGTTCCTGGTGCCGAAGGCGTCGGCGTCCACACTGCGGATCGAGGACGACTTCAAGGAGAAGCAGGTCAAGGTCTGCACCAGCGGCAGCTCGACCACGGAGGACGAGCTGACCCGGCGCGGCTTCAACCGGTCCGTCGTGCAGGACCTGCAGGAGTGCGCGGACGGGCTGCGGTCCGGCAAGTACGGCGCGATGAGCTCGGACAAGACGATCCTGGCCGGCTACTACTCACAGCATCCGCAGGACCTGGCGTACGTCCAGCTGCCGTTCGGCGCGGACGAGCGGCTGCACGTCGGCGTCTCGATCAACGACGAGCCCCTGCGGGACCTGATCGCGTACTTCCTGCAGAAGAGCTACGACGAGGGGCGCGAGACCGGCGCGAGCCCGTGGCTGACGGCCTACAACAACACGCTCGGCGCGTGGTACCTGGCCGACGTCGACGAGATCAGTCAGCCGGAGCCGCTGGACGTGCCGGACCTCGTCGACCACGACGACAAGGTCTCGCCGAGATGA
- a CDS encoding MerR family transcriptional regulator has translation MWTMDELLERVREALTAEYPGAPNGRVRELPDRRAVRWYATTGLVDRATAMRGRTALYGPRHLLQIVAVKRRQAAGQSLATIQAELAGATDAELAAIARVPAELLRSEAPPAASRPRFWATPPAAAHEPPATGGVREVGGVALGGGAFLLLPVRPSAPDLEDLTEAAQPLIDLLRARGLLKDGGNA, from the coding sequence ATGTGGACGATGGACGAGCTGCTGGAGCGCGTGCGGGAGGCCCTCACGGCCGAATATCCCGGTGCGCCCAACGGCCGCGTCCGTGAGCTGCCCGACCGTCGCGCGGTGCGGTGGTACGCGACGACCGGCCTGGTCGACCGCGCCACCGCGATGCGCGGGCGCACCGCGCTCTACGGGCCACGGCACCTGCTGCAGATCGTCGCGGTCAAGCGCCGCCAGGCCGCCGGGCAGTCCCTCGCAACGATCCAGGCCGAGCTGGCCGGCGCCACCGATGCGGAGCTGGCCGCGATCGCCCGCGTCCCGGCCGAGCTGCTGAGATCCGAGGCCCCGCCGGCCGCGAGCCGCCCGCGTTTCTGGGCCACGCCGCCGGCGGCGGCGCACGAACCCCCGGCCACCGGCGGCGTGCGGGAGGTGGGAGGCGTCGCGCTGGGCGGTGGTGCCTTCCTCCTCCTGCCGGTACGGCCGTCAGCACCCGACCTGGAGGACCTCACCGAAGCCGCCCAGCCGCTGATCGACCTGCTCCGGGCCCGTGGCCTGCTCAAAGATGGGGGAAACGCATGA
- a CDS encoding PQQ-dependent sugar dehydrogenase, which produces MPMPVSAVASRGGGVPWRLRSGAAVALSLGLVVTLGPPAASAAGPLSPVALAVAGGVDPGTAAGQSLNLRPGWSAEVWANVPGARRLAWTPDGRLLVSTGAAGAIKLLTPAAGGAGPAVTTLVDGLQHPQGLDVAGGYGRHVVVAGDRNRILVWDYANGAVSNQRVIVDGLPSGGHDRITPVVRGNQVFYNLGSLTNDDPVDRTGTTPERATIRRVGLDGTGDRTIATGVRNGSGLDLAPDGTLWASINQADNQPYPFRDDTGQYGQVVPAYVNENPVDQVARITTGTELGWPYCVPDTRGSKNLTNLGYVAQPLRNPDDSVLDCSTVDRTAVGLPAHSAPLGFAFTHGSALPRSLSSGALITSHGSWNRQPPREPSVVYSPWDQRKRTLTAPQPLVTGWQNADGTRWGRSVDAVPGPDGALYVSDDAAGLIYRLVPAKR; this is translated from the coding sequence ATGCCCATGCCCGTTTCCGCCGTCGCGTCACGTGGTGGCGGTGTCCCGTGGCGACTCCGGTCCGGCGCCGCGGTGGCGCTGTCGCTCGGGCTGGTGGTCACGCTCGGTCCACCCGCGGCGAGCGCCGCCGGCCCGCTGTCACCGGTGGCGCTGGCCGTGGCCGGCGGGGTCGATCCCGGCACGGCCGCGGGCCAGTCGCTGAACCTGCGTCCCGGCTGGTCCGCGGAGGTCTGGGCGAACGTGCCCGGCGCGCGGCGCCTGGCGTGGACGCCGGACGGCCGCCTGCTGGTCTCGACCGGCGCGGCCGGGGCGATCAAGCTGCTCACCCCGGCGGCCGGCGGTGCGGGACCGGCGGTGACGACGCTGGTCGACGGTCTCCAGCACCCGCAGGGCCTGGACGTGGCCGGTGGCTACGGCCGGCACGTCGTGGTGGCCGGCGACCGGAACCGGATCCTGGTGTGGGACTACGCGAACGGCGCCGTGTCGAACCAGCGCGTGATCGTCGACGGCCTGCCCAGCGGCGGGCACGACCGGATCACCCCGGTGGTCCGCGGCAATCAGGTGTTCTACAACCTCGGCTCGCTGACCAACGACGACCCGGTCGACCGCACCGGTACGACGCCGGAGCGGGCCACGATCCGCCGGGTCGGGCTGGACGGCACCGGCGACCGGACGATCGCCACCGGTGTGCGCAACGGCTCCGGCCTGGACCTCGCCCCGGACGGCACGCTGTGGGCCTCGATCAACCAGGCCGATAACCAGCCCTATCCGTTCCGCGACGACACCGGGCAGTACGGGCAGGTGGTCCCGGCGTACGTCAACGAGAACCCGGTCGACCAGGTAGCCAGGATCACCACCGGCACGGAGCTGGGCTGGCCCTACTGCGTACCGGACACCAGGGGCAGCAAGAACCTGACCAACCTGGGGTACGTGGCACAGCCGCTGCGCAACCCGGACGACTCGGTGCTGGACTGCTCCACCGTGGACCGCACCGCGGTCGGCCTGCCCGCGCACAGCGCACCGCTCGGCTTCGCCTTCACGCACGGCTCCGCGCTGCCCCGGTCGCTGTCCAGCGGCGCCCTGATCACCTCGCACGGCTCCTGGAACCGGCAGCCCCCGCGCGAGCCGTCCGTGGTCTACAGCCCGTGGGACCAGCGCAAGCGCACGCTCACCGCACCCCAGCCCCTGGTCACGGGCTGGCAGAACGCGGACGGCACCCGCTGGGGCCGCAGCGTCGACGCCGTCCCCGGTCCGGACGGCGCGCTCTACGTCTCCGACGACGCGGCGGGCCTGATCTACCGCCTGGTCCCCGCGAAGCGCTGA
- a CDS encoding DUF817 domain-containing protein: protein MPQLLRFGYQQAASCVFAGVVFGLLAVTGVLPLPIARYDALLIGCLVLTALLWTLRVETGREVLVIGLFHLVGLALELFKVRAGSWSYPEDAVTKIGGVPLYSGFMYAAVGSYLCQAWRRLDLELTGYRTWPTAAAALFVYANFFTHHWLPDLRLLGALGLLAATWRTAVTFRVGTVRYAMPLALSFALVGGLLWLAENAATFLGAWQYPDQGDVWRMVHLSKAGSWALLASVSFVLVAALKRWESRSFPRPATTGATPAAAVRPRS, encoded by the coding sequence ATGCCTCAGCTGCTTCGGTTCGGATATCAGCAGGCCGCGAGCTGTGTGTTCGCCGGCGTGGTCTTCGGCCTGCTCGCGGTGACCGGCGTGCTGCCGCTGCCGATCGCCCGGTACGACGCGCTGCTGATCGGCTGCCTGGTGCTGACCGCGCTGCTCTGGACGCTGCGCGTGGAGACCGGCCGGGAGGTGCTCGTCATCGGCCTGTTCCACCTGGTCGGACTGGCGCTGGAACTGTTCAAGGTGCGGGCCGGATCGTGGTCGTACCCGGAGGACGCGGTCACCAAGATCGGCGGTGTGCCGCTGTACAGCGGGTTCATGTACGCCGCGGTCGGCAGCTACCTGTGCCAGGCCTGGCGACGGCTGGATCTGGAACTGACCGGCTACCGGACGTGGCCGACCGCGGCGGCCGCGCTGTTCGTCTACGCGAACTTCTTCACCCACCACTGGCTGCCGGACCTGCGCCTGCTCGGCGCGCTCGGGCTGCTGGCCGCGACCTGGCGCACCGCGGTCACGTTCCGGGTCGGCACCGTGCGGTACGCGATGCCGCTCGCGCTGTCGTTCGCGCTGGTCGGCGGCCTGCTCTGGCTGGCCGAGAACGCGGCCACCTTCCTCGGCGCCTGGCAGTACCCGGACCAGGGCGACGTGTGGCGCATGGTCCACCTGTCCAAGGCCGGCTCCTGGGCCCTGCTGGCCAGCGTCAGCTTCGTGCTGGTCGCGGCCCTCAAACGCTGGGAGTCACGATCGTTCCCGCGCCCGGCGACCACCGGGGCGACACCCGCGGCGGCGGTCCGGCCGCGATCCTGA
- a CDS encoding glycoside hydrolase family 43 protein codes for MTSTTGNALQAPDRAATPLLRNPVLPGFHPDPSILRVGTDYYIATSTFEWFPGVRLHHSTDLVHWRPLGGILTEERLLDLRGAGDSCGVWAPDLSYVDGEFHLVYTDVSSFSSGYWDSQNYLTTAPSPDGPWSDPVVLHARGFDASLFHDEDGSTWMLSMTADWRPGHNRFAGIQAQRYDRATRTLVGEEFQIFPGTSAGLVEGPHLYQRDGWYYLLVAQGGTSWEHEALVARSRSLLGPYEPDPAGPLITSLHRPDLTMQKAGHGSLVSTPDGSWYLAHLVGRPYTPRGACVLGRETAIQPVTWEPGGWPRVDGGVPADLVPVPDGVEEIHTVPDTAVDDFDAPALGPDWSTLRRPATPDWVELSARPSHLRVHGGQSPVGRLRPSLVARRVTARRCSLETTMEFRPANFRQLAGVTAYYNTRNWHYAYVTRGDEGHPVLEVLSCDNGRRATHPDSRVPLPGVDRLRLRVTFDGPVIRFAYATGGTWTELPATPDATILSDEHAAHKVDGEPEAWGFTGAMAGLWVQDLGADGAFADFDQAVYRVLGDR; via the coding sequence ATGACCTCCACGACCGGCAACGCCCTGCAGGCACCGGACCGCGCGGCCACGCCGCTGCTGAGGAACCCGGTGCTGCCCGGCTTCCACCCGGATCCGTCGATCCTGCGGGTGGGGACCGACTACTACATCGCCACGTCGACGTTCGAGTGGTTCCCGGGCGTGCGCCTGCACCACTCCACCGACCTGGTGCACTGGCGCCCGCTCGGCGGCATCCTCACCGAGGAGCGCCTGCTCGACCTGCGTGGCGCCGGCGACTCGTGCGGCGTCTGGGCGCCCGACCTGTCGTACGTGGACGGCGAGTTCCACCTGGTCTACACGGACGTGTCCAGCTTCTCCAGCGGCTACTGGGACTCGCAGAACTACCTGACCACCGCGCCGTCACCGGACGGCCCGTGGTCCGACCCGGTCGTGCTGCACGCGCGGGGCTTCGACGCCTCGCTGTTCCACGACGAGGACGGCAGCACCTGGATGCTGTCGATGACCGCGGACTGGCGGCCCGGCCACAACCGCTTCGCCGGCATCCAGGCCCAGCGCTACGACCGCGCCACCCGCACGCTCGTCGGCGAGGAGTTCCAGATCTTCCCGGGTACGTCCGCGGGCCTGGTCGAGGGGCCGCACCTCTACCAGCGGGACGGCTGGTACTACCTGCTGGTGGCGCAGGGCGGCACGAGCTGGGAGCACGAGGCACTGGTCGCCCGGTCCCGCTCGCTGCTCGGGCCGTACGAGCCGGACCCGGCCGGACCGCTGATCACCTCGCTGCACCGCCCCGACCTGACGATGCAGAAGGCCGGGCACGGCAGCCTGGTCTCCACCCCGGACGGCAGCTGGTACCTGGCCCACCTGGTCGGCCGGCCGTACACGCCGCGCGGTGCCTGCGTGCTCGGCCGGGAGACCGCGATCCAGCCGGTGACCTGGGAGCCCGGCGGCTGGCCGCGGGTCGACGGCGGCGTCCCGGCCGACCTGGTGCCCGTGCCGGACGGTGTCGAGGAGATCCACACCGTCCCGGACACCGCGGTCGACGACTTCGACGCCCCCGCGCTCGGCCCGGACTGGTCGACGCTGCGCCGCCCGGCCACGCCCGACTGGGTCGAGCTGTCCGCGCGCCCGTCGCACCTGCGCGTCCACGGTGGGCAGTCCCCGGTCGGCCGGCTGCGGCCGAGCCTGGTCGCGCGGCGGGTCACCGCGCGGCGGTGCAGCCTGGAGACGACGATGGAGTTCCGCCCGGCGAACTTCCGCCAGCTCGCCGGCGTCACCGCCTACTACAACACCCGCAACTGGCACTACGCGTACGTCACGCGCGGCGACGAGGGCCACCCGGTGCTCGAGGTGCTCTCCTGCGACAACGGCCGCCGCGCCACCCACCCGGACAGCCGCGTGCCGTTGCCCGGCGTCGACCGCCTGCGCCTGCGGGTCACGTTCGACGGCCCGGTCATCCGCTTCGCGTACGCGACCGGCGGCACCTGGACCGAGCTGCCCGCCACGCCGGACGCCACGATCCTCTCCGACGAGCACGCCGCCCACAAGGTCGACGGCGAGCCGGAGGCCTGGGGCTTCACCGGCGCCATGGCCGGCCTCTGGGTCCAGGACCTCGGCGCCGACGGCGCGTTCGCCGACTTCGACCAGGCCGTCTACCGCGTCCTCGGGGACCGGTAG
- a CDS encoding TetR family transcriptional regulator, with translation MTERLSSREIARRAVRRQIETVAMELFLESGFDAVTIDRIAAEAGVSQRTFFRYFPTKEDVVVGDPMEFGTILRDLLEARPAGEPAAEAVRRALEGFAQLVEQNPAAPGISKVMFTIGTPGLRAKHIEKNTVWQELLLPDVLRRFGDVRDAELVARALIASGLAVFETALAYWAAHGGDLGDLLARAFEGQRLT, from the coding sequence ATGACCGAGCGGCTGTCCAGCCGGGAGATCGCCCGGCGTGCGGTCCGGCGGCAGATCGAGACGGTCGCGATGGAGCTGTTCCTCGAGTCGGGGTTCGACGCGGTCACGATCGACCGGATCGCGGCCGAGGCCGGCGTGTCGCAGCGGACGTTCTTCCGCTACTTCCCGACCAAGGAGGACGTGGTCGTCGGCGACCCGATGGAGTTCGGCACGATCCTGCGCGACCTGCTCGAGGCGCGCCCGGCGGGCGAGCCGGCGGCGGAGGCGGTGCGGCGTGCGCTGGAGGGGTTCGCGCAGCTGGTGGAGCAGAACCCGGCCGCGCCCGGCATCTCGAAGGTCATGTTCACGATCGGCACGCCGGGCCTGCGCGCCAAGCACATCGAGAAGAACACGGTGTGGCAGGAGTTGCTGCTGCCGGACGTGCTGCGCCGGTTCGGTGACGTGCGCGACGCCGAGCTGGTCGCGCGCGCCCTGATCGCGTCCGGGCTGGCCGTCTTCGAGACCGCGCTGGCGTACTGGGCGGCGCACGGCGGCGACCTCGGCGACCTGCTGGCCCGCGCATTCGAGGGGCAGCGTCTGACGTAG
- a CDS encoding SDR family NAD(P)-dependent oxidoreductase — MSRITTPFHAGTTADEVAAGHDLTGRRAIVTGGASGIGLETVRTLARAGADVTVAVRDVDAARDALDDGTVRIARLDLADPGSVRAFTAAWDGPLHLLINNAGVMAVPDLRRTAEGIEWQFAVNHLGHFALAEGLHGALAAAGGARIVALASAGHHVSPVVLDDVNFENRPYDPWAAYGQAKTATVLFAVEATRRWAADGIYANAVSPGGVMTNLQRHIPAETRARWATAPILKTPQQGAATTVVAAIAPQFDRIGGRYLEDCTEAEVIDDDAEAGLADPGVRRWALDPAAARRLWEVSTAFAAR, encoded by the coding sequence ATGTCTCGCATCACCACGCCGTTCCACGCGGGCACCACGGCCGACGAGGTCGCGGCCGGTCACGACCTCACCGGCCGGCGCGCGATCGTCACCGGCGGCGCCTCCGGCATCGGCCTGGAAACCGTCCGCACGCTGGCCCGGGCCGGTGCGGACGTGACCGTCGCGGTCCGCGACGTCGACGCCGCCCGGGACGCGCTCGACGACGGCACCGTCCGGATCGCCCGGCTCGACCTGGCGGACCCCGGGAGCGTCCGCGCGTTCACCGCGGCCTGGGACGGTCCGCTGCACCTGCTGATCAACAACGCCGGTGTGATGGCGGTGCCGGACCTGCGGCGTACCGCCGAGGGGATCGAATGGCAGTTCGCCGTCAACCATCTCGGCCACTTCGCGCTCGCGGAAGGGCTGCACGGCGCGCTCGCCGCGGCGGGCGGAGCCCGGATCGTCGCGCTGGCGTCGGCCGGCCACCACGTGTCCCCGGTCGTCCTCGACGACGTCAACTTCGAGAACCGGCCGTACGACCCGTGGGCCGCCTACGGCCAGGCGAAGACCGCGACCGTGCTGTTCGCGGTGGAGGCGACCCGCCGGTGGGCCGCGGACGGCATCTACGCCAACGCGGTGTCGCCGGGCGGCGTCATGACCAACCTGCAGCGCCACATCCCGGCGGAGACCCGGGCGCGGTGGGCCACGGCGCCGATCCTCAAGACGCCGCAGCAGGGCGCCGCGACCACCGTGGTCGCCGCGATCGCGCCGCAGTTCGACCGGATCGGCGGCCGCTACCTGGAGGACTGCACCGAGGCCGAGGTCATCGACGACGACGCGGAGGCCGGGCTGGCCGACCCCGGCGTGCGCCGCTGGGCGCTGGACCCGGCCGCGGCCCGGCGCCTCTGGGAGGTCTCTACGGCCTTCGCAGCCCGGTGA
- a CDS encoding TetR/AcrR family transcriptional regulator has product MTMRKDAARNWQLIVDTGRRFVDEGIPVQLNEVARAASVGVATVYRHFPTPEALLETIATPSLEALVAHAERAVTEDDAGAAFAGLLIATLDAQLDDASMQPALAAGTYVLPRTAELRDRLDTLTGRLLDRARAAGRVRPDVTDADLLPLMCGVIFAVRVHPGAEDRRAVTHRYLDVMLTGLRRP; this is encoded by the coding sequence ATGACCATGCGCAAGGACGCGGCCCGCAACTGGCAACTGATCGTCGACACCGGGCGGCGTTTCGTGGACGAGGGCATCCCGGTGCAGCTCAACGAGGTGGCGCGGGCCGCCTCGGTCGGCGTCGCCACGGTCTACCGGCACTTCCCCACGCCGGAGGCGCTGCTGGAGACGATCGCGACGCCGAGCCTGGAGGCGCTGGTCGCGCACGCGGAACGGGCGGTGACCGAGGACGACGCCGGGGCCGCGTTCGCCGGCCTCCTGATCGCGACGCTGGACGCGCAGCTCGACGACGCGTCGATGCAGCCGGCGCTGGCGGCCGGCACCTACGTGCTGCCGCGCACGGCCGAGCTGCGCGACCGGCTGGACACGCTGACCGGCCGGCTGCTGGACCGCGCGCGGGCGGCGGGCCGGGTCCGCCCCGACGTGACGGACGCGGACCTGCTGCCGCTGATGTGCGGGGTGATCTTCGCGGTGCGGGTGCACCCGGGGGCGGAGGATCGTCGCGCGGTCACGCACCGCTACCTCGACGTCATGCTCACCGGGCTGCGAAGGCCGTAG